In one window of Deinococcus terrestris DNA:
- a CDS encoding COG1470 family protein, whose translation MPRVSPPRRALPWAFASLSLFAAPVARAATGVSVDVSRVELSAQPGSTVNHAVTVLHPGAANSGPMVVGAALRDFRFPESGEVQFLPAGTARNSLQRWLQVSPQSFQLTPGQRQQVRYTLQVPADAEPGLYWGVLFFSSNSPEQAAQAQPGNILGVTYTIDVGQIIYLQVGTPRLDAKLVGVQAAYDGGRIAVQATVRNAGTGLVRAAGRAQVVDSAGKAVGFLPIEESVVLPGYSRRFGGGGDLKLAPGQYQVLVALQYAKGKFFTAQTPLVVKAP comes from the coding sequence ATGCCCCGAGTCTCCCCCCCCCGCCGCGCCCTGCCCTGGGCATTCGCCTCGCTGTCTCTGTTCGCTGCCCCGGTCGCCCGCGCCGCGACGGGAGTCAGCGTGGACGTGTCGCGGGTTGAACTGAGTGCCCAGCCTGGCAGTACCGTCAACCACGCTGTGACGGTGCTGCATCCCGGCGCGGCCAATTCCGGCCCGATGGTGGTGGGCGCGGCCCTGCGCGACTTCCGCTTTCCCGAGTCAGGCGAGGTGCAGTTCCTGCCTGCTGGAACGGCCCGCAACAGCCTGCAACGCTGGCTTCAGGTGTCGCCGCAGAGCTTTCAACTCACGCCGGGGCAGCGTCAGCAGGTGCGCTACACCCTCCAGGTCCCGGCCGACGCCGAGCCGGGGCTGTACTGGGGGGTGCTGTTTTTCTCCAGCAACTCGCCCGAGCAGGCGGCCCAGGCCCAGCCCGGCAACATCCTGGGGGTGACCTACACCATCGACGTGGGGCAGATCATCTACCTCCAGGTGGGCACCCCGCGCCTGGACGCGAAGCTTGTGGGCGTGCAGGCGGCCTACGATGGCGGCCGGATCGCGGTGCAGGCCACCGTCCGCAACGCGGGGACCGGGCTGGTCCGGGCGGCGGGCCGGGCACAGGTCGTGGACAGCGCGGGCAAGGCGGTGGGCTTCTTGCCCATTGAGGAAAGCGTGGTGCTGCCCGGCTACAGCCGCCGCTTCGGGGGCGGGGGCGACCTGAAGCTGGCCCCCGGTCAGTATCAGGTGCTTGTGGCCCTGCAATACGCCAAGGGCAAGTTCTTCACGGCCCAGACGCCCCTGGTGGTGAAGGCGCCATGA
- a CDS encoding DinB family protein — MTQPQEEAWAQAAAGLRRLGTTGDEVAARLTRELDAFEATVARAQDRWHKLLPGREWTAAQEAEHVLLVNESSARIAALLASDRPLRPTPRVPGKEVGGKRQAPEGTRPGPDQPWEALAERHAAVRTQLLTLAEGAGDDPERTLFHPFMGDLTALDWLRMAAYHVGHHRRQLEGAG; from the coding sequence ATGACCCAACCGCAAGAAGAAGCGTGGGCCCAGGCCGCCGCCGGGCTGCGCCGCCTTGGCACGACGGGGGACGAAGTGGCGGCGCGGCTCACCCGCGAGCTGGACGCCTTCGAGGCCACTGTCGCTCGTGCGCAGGACCGCTGGCACAAGCTCCTGCCTGGCCGCGAGTGGACCGCCGCGCAGGAGGCCGAGCACGTCCTCCTCGTCAACGAGAGCAGCGCGCGAATCGCTGCGCTGCTGGCCTCTGACCGTCCCCTGCGGCCCACGCCGCGCGTTCCCGGCAAGGAGGTGGGCGGCAAGCGTCAGGCTCCGGAGGGCACCCGCCCCGGACCGGATCAGCCCTGGGAGGCCCTGGCGGAGCGGCACGCGGCGGTGCGAACGCAACTGCTGACGCTGGCGGAAGGGGCCGGGGACGACCCGGAGCGGACCTTGTTTCACCCCTTCATGGGCGACCTGACTGCGCTGGACTGGCTCAGGATGGCCGCCTATCACGTCGGGCACCACCGGCGGCAACTGGAGGGGGCAGGCTAG
- a CDS encoding acyl-CoA dehydrogenase produces the protein MAPFLSRRDLQFQLYEVLDTAALPQRPRFAEHSREVYDDVLNLAYSVAERHFANHLREADVHEPHVVDGKVKLPPQMADAMRAFREAGFFNAHHDEELGGLQLPWVVMQAVQAHFQAANISTSGYPFLTIGNANLLREFASEGQQSKYLTPLLEGRWFGTMALSEPHAGSGLADITTTATPKEDGTYSITGTKMWISGGEHELSENIVHLVLARIKGAPAGVKGISLFIVPRYRVGEDGRPGESNHVVLAGLNHKMGYRGTTNTLLNFGEGGETVGEIVGEPGQGLAQMFRMMNEARIGVGMGAVMLGYAGYLASLEYARERRQGRSPGNKDPHAEPVSIIQHPDVRRMLLRQKSFVEGGLALGLYASSLVDDLHTGPEEGRGDTGLLLDLLTPVVKSWPSKYSQETLSDAIQVMGGAGYTRDYPVELYYRDNRLNPIHEGTEGIQALDLLGRKVTQSGGRGLTVLLERMSADLAASEELEGVAEIRTALATAVAQSTAALRGLLAQAPTLGPDRFLANAHSALEMLGHTVVGWMWLRQAAVAARKLPEARGEGADFYRGKLHAARFFAVHELPKVKAHADLLASADPTTLEMQEAWF, from the coding sequence ATGGCCCCCTTCCTGTCCCGCCGCGACCTCCAGTTCCAGCTTTACGAGGTGCTCGATACCGCCGCGCTGCCCCAGCGTCCCCGTTTTGCGGAGCACTCGCGCGAGGTCTACGACGACGTGCTGAACCTCGCCTACAGCGTGGCCGAGCGCCACTTCGCCAACCACCTGCGCGAGGCGGATGTCCACGAGCCGCACGTCGTGGACGGCAAGGTGAAGCTGCCGCCCCAGATGGCGGACGCGATGCGGGCCTTCCGGGAGGCGGGCTTTTTCAACGCCCACCACGACGAGGAGTTGGGCGGGCTGCAACTCCCCTGGGTGGTCATGCAGGCGGTGCAGGCGCACTTTCAGGCGGCCAACATCTCCACGAGCGGGTACCCCTTCCTGACCATCGGCAATGCCAACCTGCTGCGCGAGTTCGCGTCGGAGGGGCAGCAGTCCAAATACCTCACCCCGCTGCTGGAAGGCCGCTGGTTCGGCACGATGGCCCTTTCCGAGCCGCACGCCGGGTCCGGGCTGGCCGACATCACGACGACCGCCACGCCAAAGGAAGACGGCACCTACAGCATCACTGGGACCAAGATGTGGATCTCGGGCGGCGAGCACGAACTCTCGGAGAACATCGTTCACCTCGTCCTAGCGCGGATCAAGGGCGCCCCGGCGGGCGTCAAGGGCATCTCACTCTTTATCGTGCCGCGCTACCGGGTGGGGGAGGATGGGAGGCCGGGCGAATCTAACCACGTCGTCCTGGCGGGCCTGAACCACAAGATGGGCTACCGGGGCACCACGAACACGCTGCTCAACTTCGGGGAGGGCGGCGAGACGGTCGGCGAGATCGTGGGCGAGCCGGGGCAGGGCCTCGCGCAGATGTTCCGCATGATGAACGAGGCCCGCATCGGCGTCGGGATGGGCGCGGTCATGCTGGGCTACGCGGGCTACCTTGCCAGCCTCGAATACGCCCGCGAGCGGCGGCAGGGGCGCTCCCCCGGCAACAAGGACCCCCACGCCGAACCCGTGTCCATCATTCAGCACCCCGACGTGCGCCGGATGCTGCTGCGTCAGAAGAGCTTCGTGGAGGGCGGCCTCGCGCTGGGCCTCTACGCTTCCTCGCTGGTAGACGACCTGCACACCGGGCCGGAAGAGGGGCGGGGGGATACCGGGCTGCTCCTCGACCTGCTGACCCCCGTCGTCAAATCCTGGCCCAGCAAGTACAGCCAGGAGACCCTGAGCGACGCGATTCAGGTGATGGGCGGGGCAGGGTACACCCGCGATTACCCAGTGGAGCTGTACTACCGCGACAACCGCCTCAACCCTATCCACGAGGGCACCGAGGGCATTCAGGCCCTCGACCTGCTGGGGCGCAAGGTGACTCAATCGGGCGGGCGCGGCCTGACCGTGCTGCTGGAGCGGATGTCGGCGGACCTCGCCGCCTCCGAGGAGCTGGAGGGGGTGGCCGAGATTCGCACCGCGCTCGCCACCGCCGTCGCCCAGAGCACGGCGGCCCTGCGCGGCCTGCTGGCCCAGGCCCCCACCCTCGGCCCCGACCGCTTTCTTGCCAACGCTCACAGCGCCCTGGAGATGCTGGGGCACACAGTCGTGGGCTGGATGTGGCTGCGGCAGGCGGCGGTCGCGGCCCGCAAGCTGCCGGAGGCGAGGGGCGAGGGCGCCGACTTCTACCGGGGCAAACTCCACGCCGCACGCTTCTTTGCCGTGCACGAGCTGCCCAAGGTCAAGGCCCACGCCGACCTGCTGGCGAGCGCGGACCCCACGACGCTGGAGATGCAGGAGGCGTGGTTCTGA
- a CDS encoding carboxypeptidase-like regulatory domain-containing protein — MRRRAIGRRLAPALGLTALLALGSTWSGGALAQTPPTSSSLTLAAEPGDFLTVPLTRPGAGAYQVTAELPPGWALLTEALEAGEGGPAFAALHLPEDALAGPQALVFVLTDAAGAAQRVAVTVVVGARPEFTVTLPDTDRVRPGERKTYVARVTNLGNVRDTLRLEVEGSATVTPDRVTLEPLESAEVRVVYTQRGPGDGDLVRLTARSSVDADLSREALLGLRVGLGAGAGAGPQLTWSVEVSPGVGVGAVQPDVIQPDLTPVPLPEVPTLPGLPTLPGNPEDAAAPAGGWAWFGGVSAAVQGQLSDYAAGGITYAARRDLAGQLRDEGTASLQWGDFGVQARTRDLFRTAEVGAEYRLGAYSLGLNTWRTVGEGGEATYGVAASASHRSGAYLSAAQTFGADPGNALTVGWSRPFGAWTPLIGVSAVRHGDEWGYGLSQGLSYENAWLLVRQTYAFDSVREAHDLQVQVSSRQQQPFGVSAAAQLNRVGDVTRTAASAQLSYRPNEDLGVVAGLSYGSDGFGARLLAVREWQLGRADLFVLGQAEYRRGEVSGAVQATAALDGLGGEWRLSGLLGYAGGSLLYGAGAGYLRGPLEVSGGVQGRGSTLEGTFHVAYRPERGLYAGADYVMKATGLSGTGLGLTHDLRAQVGYGTDRWSAGLVAAYAPGAGEGGRLSYGVTASGQLLPWLSVQGQALLDGGHPRFTVGGRLTPGGSFATPDAVVSLFGGRNAGTLTVRSYADRNRNGARDPGEPGVATELLVGGQALSTNAAGEASVLLRPGPYTVELGEGVLAQYVIPVLPPVEVRLRGSVTLEIPVREVATLQGRVLDGDGRPVVGAQLSLSGPGGAVQAVTDSTGAYRLSGLDFGPYQLGVGLDPALYLPLAPVALTLSREAALVTRDLRVTGTADVQGVTADELGVQVYLPDDPRPPGTTLPVTVEVEPGADAVTLEGLGVPLALRPEEGGRVWRGLLPLPPEQRTSTEVQVVARRGEARATARALVLIDAELPLATLQVVPLNALPGQVMELRAVVYSAATRVQVRSSSGQVTELLPGADHTYRAELRADPTPGEYSYTLLVDGQPRAEGRYRVLGRP; from the coding sequence ATGCGGCGCCGGGCAATTGGTCGGCGGCTGGCCCCGGCCCTCGGCCTGACGGCCCTGCTCGCGCTGGGAAGCACGTGGTCGGGCGGGGCGCTGGCCCAGACGCCGCCAACCTCCTCCTCCCTCACCCTGGCAGCCGAACCGGGCGACTTCCTGACCGTGCCGCTGACCCGGCCCGGCGCGGGAGCGTACCAGGTCACGGCCGAGCTGCCCCCCGGCTGGGCGCTGCTCACGGAGGCGCTGGAGGCGGGGGAGGGCGGCCCGGCTTTCGCGGCGCTGCACCTGCCGGAGGACGCCCTGGCCGGGCCGCAGGCGCTCGTCTTCGTGCTGACGGACGCGGCGGGGGCGGCGCAGCGGGTGGCGGTCACGGTGGTCGTGGGGGCGCGGCCCGAGTTCACGGTGACCCTCCCCGACACCGACCGGGTGCGCCCCGGCGAGCGCAAGACCTACGTGGCCCGCGTGACCAACCTGGGCAACGTGCGCGACACGCTGCGGCTGGAGGTGGAGGGGAGCGCCACCGTCACCCCCGACCGGGTCACGCTGGAGCCGCTGGAAAGCGCCGAGGTGCGGGTCGTCTACACCCAGCGCGGTCCCGGTGACGGCGACCTCGTGCGCCTGACCGCCCGCAGCAGCGTGGATGCCGACCTGAGCCGCGAGGCGCTGCTGGGTCTGCGGGTGGGGCTGGGGGCCGGGGCGGGCGCGGGGCCGCAGCTCACCTGGAGCGTGGAAGTTTCGCCGGGGGTGGGCGTGGGCGCCGTTCAACCCGATGTGATCCAGCCGGACCTGACCCCGGTCCCCCTTCCCGAGGTGCCGACCCTGCCGGGGCTGCCCACTTTACCGGGGAACCCGGAGGACGCGGCGGCCCCGGCGGGAGGGTGGGCCTGGTTCGGCGGCGTCTCGGCGGCGGTGCAGGGGCAGCTCAGCGACTACGCCGCCGGGGGAATCACCTACGCGGCCCGGCGCGACCTGGCGGGGCAGCTGCGCGACGAGGGGACGGCCTCGCTCCAGTGGGGAGATTTCGGCGTGCAGGCCCGCACCCGCGACCTGTTCCGCACAGCCGAGGTGGGGGCCGAGTACCGCCTGGGGGCCTACTCGCTGGGGCTGAACACCTGGCGCACGGTGGGCGAGGGGGGGGAGGCGACCTATGGGGTGGCCGCGAGCGCTTCGCACCGCTCGGGTGCGTACCTCAGCGCCGCGCAGACCTTCGGAGCCGACCCCGGCAACGCCTTGACGGTGGGCTGGTCCCGGCCGTTCGGGGCCTGGACCCCCCTCATCGGCGTGAGCGCGGTTCGTCATGGGGATGAGTGGGGCTATGGCCTGAGCCAGGGGCTGAGCTACGAAAACGCCTGGCTGCTGGTCCGGCAGACCTACGCTTTCGACAGTGTGCGGGAGGCGCACGACCTTCAGGTGCAGGTGAGTTCGCGCCAGCAGCAGCCCTTCGGGGTGAGCGCCGCCGCGCAGCTCAACCGGGTGGGGGACGTGACCCGGACGGCGGCCTCCGCGCAGCTCAGCTACCGCCCGAACGAGGACCTCGGGGTCGTGGCGGGCCTGAGCTACGGCAGCGACGGCTTCGGCGCCCGGCTGCTGGCGGTGCGGGAGTGGCAGCTTGGCCGCGCCGACCTCTTCGTGCTCGGTCAGGCCGAGTACCGGCGCGGCGAAGTCAGCGGGGCGGTGCAGGCGACCGCCGCTCTGGACGGCCTGGGGGGCGAATGGCGGCTTAGCGGGCTGCTGGGCTACGCTGGGGGCAGCCTGCTGTACGGGGCCGGGGCAGGCTACCTGCGCGGCCCGCTGGAGGTCTCGGGCGGGGTGCAGGGCCGGGGCAGCACCCTGGAGGGCACCTTCCACGTGGCCTACCGGCCTGAGCGGGGCCTGTACGCAGGGGCCGACTACGTCATGAAGGCCACCGGCCTGAGCGGCACTGGCCTGGGCCTGACCCACGACCTGCGGGCACAGGTGGGCTACGGCACCGACCGCTGGAGCGCCGGGCTGGTCGCGGCCTACGCGCCCGGAGCTGGGGAGGGTGGGAGGCTGAGCTACGGGGTCACCGCGAGCGGGCAACTGCTGCCGTGGCTGAGCGTGCAGGGGCAGGCGCTGCTGGACGGCGGCCATCCACGCTTCACGGTGGGGGGGCGGCTCACGCCGGGGGGCAGCTTCGCCACCCCGGACGCCGTCGTCTCGCTGTTCGGGGGCCGCAACGCGGGCACCCTGACCGTCCGGAGCTATGCTGACCGCAACCGCAACGGCGCCCGCGACCCCGGCGAACCGGGCGTGGCGACTGAGCTGCTCGTCGGCGGGCAGGCCCTGAGCACGAATGCGGCAGGTGAGGCCAGCGTGCTGCTGCGGCCGGGGCCATACACGGTGGAGCTGGGCGAGGGGGTGCTGGCACAGTACGTCATCCCGGTGCTGCCCCCGGTGGAGGTCCGCCTGCGCGGGAGCGTGACCCTGGAGATCCCGGTGCGCGAGGTCGCCACCCTTCAGGGCCGGGTGCTGGACGGGGACGGCCGGCCGGTGGTGGGGGCGCAGCTCTCGCTGAGCGGCCCCGGCGGCGCGGTGCAGGCGGTGACCGACAGCACGGGCGCCTACCGCCTGAGCGGGCTGGACTTCGGCCCCTATCAGCTTGGAGTGGGACTTGACCCGGCCCTGTACCTGCCGCTGGCGCCCGTGGCCCTCACCCTGAGCCGCGAGGCCGCACTGGTGACCCGTGACCTGCGCGTGACGGGCACTGCCGACGTGCAGGGGGTCACGGCCGACGAGCTGGGCGTGCAGGTGTACCTTCCCGACGACCCCCGCCCGCCCGGCACCACCCTGCCCGTGACCGTCGAGGTCGAGCCCGGCGCGGACGCGGTCACGCTGGAGGGTCTGGGCGTTCCCCTGGCCCTGCGCCCCGAGGAAGGCGGGCGCGTCTGGCGCGGGCTGCTGCCCCTCCCCCCGGAGCAGCGGACCTCCACCGAGGTGCAGGTCGTGGCCCGCCGGGGCGAGGCGCGGGCCACCGCGCGGGCGCTCGTGCTGATCGACGCCGAGCTGCCCCTCGCGACCCTGCAGGTGGTGCCGCTCAATGCCTTGCCAGGACAGGTCATGGAGCTCCGGGCAGTGGTCTACAGTGCCGCCACGCGGGTGCAGGTGCGCAGCAGCTCGGGGCAAGTCACCGAGTTGCTGCCCGGCGCCGACCACACCTACCGGGCCGAACTGCGGGCCGACCCGACGCCGGGCGAGTACAGCTACACCCTGCTCGTGGACGGCCAGCCCCGCGCCGAGGGGCGATACCGGGTTCTGGGCCGCCCGTGA
- a CDS encoding tetratricopeptide repeat protein yields MPLPPCLLQRLSSLPTRIVAPVEVGAGQEELTEWAQGHNLPVWRDPPPPGEARWLWWPRSRRELAVWSEQADSLETTPLALSGAELRLTQKEWRDALGGDPTWADHTFELAQGWPAALEVARGLAGHLPEEEWEEWFRHPLADVRLPPLLPPTELREAARALALTPLVTPEVAARLGVASSQLEALADGGWVWPAAGGWSLPGVLRRWLCPLPDPALAREVAGLLHRAGRTPQALTLLREAGAWDDLLTLQARELRVGAGPDALRAALRGLPPFWREQPAALYLAGLLARACGDPTRAEELYSRALPDLPPALRPLALNARGVVRAMRGESAGALEDLGGAARAGGLTGGEAAHNRATLLVQLGRHAEAERDLGDAVAAFREAGDLGREARSLEALGTLHFGRGLLTEALGPYGQALALLEDHRPEASALTHVNLAEVHALLDDPGQARSHLTRARALSTDPDLRGWVARVQALLALQGGHPRTARTLLEQTPTEDPSLRAETALLLARTCRELGDPDAAHAALEEARPLGLRADLEAALQGERDLSAVVEEARREDARLELATALLHRGTPEDLTEALALIRTHGYRPLLRGGTAHRLVAHAGDEVTRALFPLEVRVLGPLRVTQAGRVWESGDFPTRKSAALLVALALSGRSQPREALAERFWPGAKNPVASLQTAIYHLRSTFGVSLISSARGRLTLTFPVRSDLADLYAAVTDRDPDRLGALIRQEAVPPTVLPDLAAELHEERELAERLVLDALQVYAVAQPGDSVERRDALRALIGADPLDVGARGQLIDWHLARGEHESASQERVRLEEVQRELE; encoded by the coding sequence ATGCCTCTGCCCCCGTGCCTGCTTCAACGGCTGTCTTCCCTGCCCACCCGGATCGTGGCTCCCGTAGAGGTGGGGGCCGGGCAAGAGGAGCTGACAGAGTGGGCCCAAGGTCATAACCTGCCCGTCTGGCGCGACCCTCCGCCTCCCGGCGAGGCCCGCTGGCTGTGGTGGCCGCGCTCACGCCGAGAGCTGGCCGTCTGGAGCGAACAGGCGGATTCTCTGGAGACAACCCCCCTGGCCCTGAGTGGCGCCGAACTGCGGTTGACTCAGAAAGAGTGGCGGGATGCCCTGGGAGGGGACCCGACTTGGGCCGACCACACCTTTGAACTGGCGCAGGGCTGGCCTGCGGCCCTGGAGGTGGCCCGTGGGCTGGCGGGTCACCTCCCTGAGGAGGAATGGGAGGAATGGTTCCGCCACCCCCTCGCCGACGTGCGGCTGCCTCCCCTCCTTCCGCCCACCGAGCTCCGGGAGGCGGCCCGCGCCCTGGCCCTGACCCCGCTCGTCACTCCAGAGGTCGCGGCGCGGCTGGGGGTGGCCTCTTCACAGTTGGAAGCCCTGGCGGACGGCGGTTGGGTGTGGCCTGCCGCCGGGGGCTGGAGCCTGCCCGGGGTGCTGCGGCGCTGGTTGTGCCCCCTGCCGGATCCGGCCCTCGCCCGCGAGGTGGCGGGGCTGCTGCACCGGGCCGGACGCACGCCCCAGGCCCTGACCCTGCTGCGCGAGGCGGGGGCCTGGGACGACCTGCTGACCTTGCAGGCCCGCGAGCTGCGGGTGGGCGCGGGGCCCGACGCGCTGCGGGCGGCGTTGCGCGGCCTGCCTCCTTTCTGGCGCGAGCAGCCCGCCGCGCTGTACCTCGCCGGATTGCTGGCCCGCGCCTGCGGCGACCCCACCCGTGCCGAGGAACTGTACAGCCGCGCCCTGCCGGACCTGCCCCCCGCGCTGCGGCCCTTGGCCCTGAACGCCCGTGGGGTTGTGCGGGCGATGCGCGGTGAGTCGGCCGGGGCGCTGGAGGATCTCGGAGGCGCAGCGCGGGCGGGCGGTCTGACCGGGGGCGAGGCCGCGCACAACCGCGCGACCCTGCTCGTGCAGCTTGGCCGTCATGCTGAGGCCGAGCGCGACCTCGGTGACGCGGTGGCTGCCTTCCGCGAGGCGGGCGACCTGGGGCGCGAGGCCCGCAGCCTGGAAGCCCTGGGAACGCTGCACTTCGGCCGGGGCCTGTTGACCGAGGCCCTGGGTCCCTACGGGCAGGCGCTGGCGCTGCTGGAAGATCACCGCCCCGAAGCGAGCGCCCTGACCCATGTCAATCTCGCTGAGGTCCACGCACTGCTCGACGACCCTGGGCAGGCCCGCAGCCACCTCACCCGTGCCCGTGCGCTGAGCACCGACCCCGACCTGCGCGGTTGGGTCGCGCGGGTGCAGGCGCTGCTTGCCCTGCAAGGCGGACACCCCCGCACCGCCCGCACCCTGCTGGAGCAAACCCCGACCGAGGACCCCAGCCTGCGGGCTGAAACCGCGCTGCTGCTGGCCCGCACCTGCCGCGAACTCGGCGACCCCGACGCCGCCCACGCGGCGCTGGAGGAGGCCCGGCCGCTGGGCCTGCGGGCCGACCTCGAAGCGGCCCTCCAAGGCGAGAGGGATCTCAGCGCTGTGGTCGAGGAGGCCCGACGTGAGGATGCCCGCCTGGAACTCGCCACCGCCCTGCTGCATCGGGGGACGCCTGAGGACCTGACCGAAGCGCTCGCCCTGATCCGCACCCACGGCTACCGGCCACTGCTGCGCGGGGGCACGGCGCACCGCCTGGTCGCCCACGCCGGGGATGAGGTCACCCGCGCCCTCTTCCCGTTGGAGGTCCGGGTGCTGGGGCCACTGCGGGTCACGCAGGCTGGACGGGTCTGGGAGTCGGGCGACTTTCCCACCCGCAAAAGCGCGGCGCTGCTGGTGGCCCTCGCCCTTTCAGGGCGCTCGCAGCCGCGCGAGGCGCTGGCCGAGCGCTTCTGGCCCGGTGCCAAGAATCCGGTCGCCAGCCTCCAGACTGCGATCTACCATCTGCGCAGCACCTTCGGGGTCAGTCTGATCAGCAGTGCACGGGGGCGCCTCACCCTGACCTTCCCGGTGCGCAGCGACCTCGCCGACCTGTATGCCGCCGTCACCGACCGCGATCCGGACCGCCTTGGGGCGCTGATTCGCCAGGAGGCCGTCCCGCCCACCGTCCTGCCCGACCTCGCCGCCGAGCTGCACGAGGAACGGGAACTCGCCGAGCGGCTGGTGCTCGACGCCCTGCAGGTGTACGCCGTCGCCCAGCCCGGCGACAGTGTGGAGCGCCGCGACGCCTTGCGGGCCTTGATCGGCGCCGATCCCCTGGACGTGGGAGCACGCGGCCAACTGATCGACTGGCACCTGGCCCGTGGCGAGCACGAAAGCGCGTCCCAGGAACGGGTCCGCCTGGAAGAAGTCCAGCGCGAACTCGAATAA
- a CDS encoding S8 family serine peptidase produces MKNLTPAALSLTVLLAACGQSTPTVRTSQSSPTAQGATLQTQAVKTTASTTLSECQALYATAPSGVQVDSSMSYGQVGTLILSFVDDTSKGRAVHWMDSNLPLDLGKGLGALENLPVVAAKLLVTPDLIENLQANLPGLVSIYQDAPLRYLLKESVSYIGADVARSAYGVDGKGVGVAIIDSGVDGTHADLSHMAENVKLVGPVVDLGVGGYLHVKLPNTDTSSGHGTHVASTIGGSGAASEGANKRQGVAPGATLVGVGAGDALSILYALEGFDYVLKPEIRETHNIRVISNSWGSSGEFAPYNPISLAAKRAYDAGIIVTFASGNEGPGANTLNPYSASPCVLSVAAGDKQGYLADFSSRGRAGDTLVHPDVTAPGVDISAARALTGLAATTVPDLDNPLYSTISGTSMATPHISGVVALMLQVNPTLNLDRVLEIFKKTSRPMYYTQTSTNGLDPNQVVTKRRELWEVGYGYVDANAAVREAVRLNTSRYTLQTTALPGWTGTVAPSVCVPLLNCVMTAQHTQTISVPSGASALRVATEWGNPAYDLDLEVYDPAGRLVGSSAQGTSTGEAVSIPSPVAGSWKVVLKGFLNGSTTYTGTAEVDKLVRR; encoded by the coding sequence ATGAAGAACCTGACCCCCGCCGCCCTGAGCCTGACCGTCCTCCTCGCCGCTTGTGGGCAAAGCACCCCGACCGTCCGCACTTCCCAGAGCAGCCCCACTGCGCAGGGCGCCACCCTCCAGACCCAGGCCGTGAAGACCACGGCCTCCACCACCCTCTCCGAGTGCCAGGCCTTGTATGCGACGGCCCCCTCGGGCGTGCAGGTGGACAGCAGCATGAGCTACGGGCAGGTCGGCACCCTGATCCTCTCGTTCGTGGACGACACCAGCAAGGGCCGCGCGGTCCACTGGATGGACTCGAACCTGCCGTTGGACCTCGGCAAGGGCCTGGGGGCGCTGGAGAACCTACCCGTCGTGGCGGCCAAGCTGCTGGTCACCCCAGACCTGATCGAGAACCTTCAGGCGAACCTACCCGGTCTGGTGTCGATCTATCAGGACGCCCCGCTGCGGTACCTGCTCAAGGAGAGCGTCTCGTACATCGGCGCGGACGTGGCCCGCAGTGCTTACGGGGTGGACGGCAAAGGCGTGGGCGTGGCGATCATCGACTCGGGGGTGGACGGCACGCACGCCGACCTGAGCCACATGGCGGAGAACGTGAAGCTGGTCGGCCCGGTCGTGGACCTCGGCGTGGGCGGCTACCTGCACGTCAAGCTGCCCAACACCGACACCTCCAGCGGCCACGGCACACACGTCGCGAGCACCATCGGCGGCAGCGGGGCGGCGTCGGAAGGGGCGAACAAGCGGCAGGGCGTGGCGCCCGGCGCGACCCTGGTAGGTGTGGGGGCGGGGGACGCCCTGAGCATCCTGTACGCGCTGGAGGGCTTCGACTACGTGCTGAAGCCGGAAATCCGCGAAACCCATAACATCCGCGTGATCAGCAACTCCTGGGGCTCGAGCGGCGAGTTCGCCCCCTACAACCCCATCAGCCTGGCGGCCAAGCGGGCCTACGACGCGGGCATCATCGTGACCTTTGCATCGGGCAACGAGGGACCGGGCGCCAACACGCTCAACCCCTACTCGGCGAGCCCCTGTGTGCTGAGTGTGGCGGCAGGCGACAAGCAGGGCTATCTCGCCGACTTCAGCTCCCGGGGCCGTGCTGGGGACACGCTGGTTCACCCCGACGTGACTGCCCCCGGCGTGGACATCAGCGCCGCCCGTGCGCTCACCGGACTGGCCGCGACCACCGTCCCTGACCTCGACAACCCGCTCTACTCGACCATCAGCGGCACCAGCATGGCGACCCCCCACATCAGCGGCGTCGTGGCGTTGATGCTTCAGGTCAATCCCACCCTCAACCTCGACCGTGTGCTGGAGATCTTCAAGAAGACCAGCCGCCCGATGTACTACACCCAGACCAGCACGAACGGCCTCGACCCCAACCAAGTCGTGACCAAGAGGCGTGAGCTGTGGGAAGTAGGCTACGGCTACGTGGACGCCAACGCCGCCGTCCGCGAGGCCGTGCGCCTGAACACCAGCCGCTACACCCTCCAGACCACCGCCCTTCCCGGCTGGACCGGCACGGTGGCTCCCAGCGTCTGCGTTCCCCTCCTGAACTGCGTGATGACCGCCCAGCACACCCAGACGATCAGCGTGCCCAGCGGTGCCTCGGCCCTGCGGGTGGCGACCGAGTGGGGCAACCCCGCTTACGACCTCGACCTGGAGGTCTACGACCCCGCCGGACGCCTCGTCGGCTCCAGCGCCCAGGGCACCAGCACGGGCGAGGCCGTCAGCATCCCCAGCCCGGTGGCCGGGAGCTGGAAGGTTGTTCTAAAGGGTTTCCTCAACGGGTCCACGACCTACACGGGCACCGCCGAGGTGGACAAGCTGGTGCGCCGCTAA